The Bombus huntii isolate Logan2020A chromosome 6, iyBomHunt1.1, whole genome shotgun sequence genome window below encodes:
- the LOC126866515 gene encoding putative uncharacterized protein DDB_G0271606 isoform X3 encodes MIRETIHGIRGRSGLQWFTLPVGGGGAVLVLSELESMAARQQREIAQQRRLLEQREARLAVLRGAQEPAQQDKLARLRHRLDQQQSKLNRLRLLRSQTDQSRANNATLTSDLDCIRALFNEKEKELSLAVAKVEELTRQLEELRGRQNAAGTGNGGGGAGGVGGGGVGGGGGGHLSTPASAELEKLRRELMYRNKMNEQQNQMVSQQRLALAQRQAEMASIDARIAQLQGRLQRKRALNQRLSQQLGSGNRTNANTGFTESKLDFNAGGKSRPAGNIAAIEPYSHIPNDNDFNLNKNDPKYQTLPYNTKFTVNFKAAEDDVNKNKIQHSASASQLGQRAAFQQFGHQIAHSQSQSHIQGQSQLLGTNQQQHNQNLANQPVNMQQTCNNNNNNNNNTNSTNNNLISSSHNFSPESLSQNLRIHQQQQQQSQTQQQQHGNVQQKQHNVGSSTSNLGTTVSLTQTQNHRNLQTHQKPVSSVAPSFSVKSQIYQTSSTKIHPVMPQTLSLIGRGHNNAQNFVGLNAQNANQQQSNQSIPSSQTPNQDQTYSSRHNYPVIQHPTQANTHVSSSSVYQTQNSPNPPSTIHSSSSGTSFGNSVQRYNQTQPMTSPTSSNELSDKMKFEQGKGQEKFEHVLPAKHEQQRYEPNQVFKYDSHQIKYEQHSKYDQHGKYDQTNQPTKLYEQSNKHEQTTNQTNKYDNVSKIEQGKYESAQNKHEQIHGTKYDPNQNTQQYGKHDQHEVRPSVVKYEHNAGFKHEPSNKYEVGGQQFKQDPVKFENNQNKFEQGSVTKHEHNGKFDIPAKTAEKTFEFDRLKNENERKNMGEDKTKPALPPKPSKPNPPPRLTHHEKVDNTTDGISDCKNNLGINARTEKEEDVPPIPTSEPPESPTETQFGNHQIIKARPLTLKKAPISEQPKLRYAKSNVHVSINRRIEMPPAFLFPETEIPADLMQTEQQQQQQQQQQQQQQSQQQSQIIDTTDNCKKSGINEDVISNEKLEEADIIDALNVINIEDKAKAKESERRTELEVDGKSNEVMRRKKGNLKSSTGKANLSRRVSFDPLALLLDASLEGELELVKKTAKEVANPSSANDEGITALHNAICAGHLEIVKFLVEFGCDVNAQDSDGWTPLHCAASCNNLSMVRFLVEHGACIFATTLSDHETAAEKCEEDEEGFDGCSEYLYSVQEKLGIMNNGQVYAVFDYEAQHSDELTLKNGDSLVVLRKGDDNEREWWWSKLGHKEGYVPRNLLGLYPRVQPAKVD; translated from the exons CCTCGGACCTGGACTGCATAAGGGCGCTGTTTAacgagaaggagaaagagctCTCTCTGGCGGTGGCGAAGGTCGAGGAGCTGACGCGACAGCTGGAGGAGCTGCGGGGTCGACAGAACGCAGCCGGGACCGGAAACGGAGGTGGAGGTGCCGGAGGCGTCGGTGGCGGAGGCGTTGGCGGCGGCGGTGGTGGACACTTGTCGACGCCGGCCAGCGCCGAGCTGGAAAAACTTAGGAGGGAGCTTATG TATCGTAATAAGATGAACGAGCAGCAAAATCAGATGGTGTCCCAACAACGGTTAGCCCTGGCACAACGACAAGCGGAAATGGCGTCGATAGACGCGAGGATAGCCCAGCTTCAGGGTCGTCTTCAGCGTAAAAGAGCCTTGAATCAACGACTAAGCCAGCAACTAGGCTCTGGAAACCGCACGAACGCGAACACGGGGTTCACGGAGTCGAAGCTGGACTTCAACGCCGGAGGAAAGTCCAGACCCGCTGGAAACATAGCCGCCATCGAACCATACTCCCATATACCGAATGACAACGATTTTAATCTAAACAAGAACGACCCCAAGTACCAGACACTGCCTTACAACACCAAGTTCACGGTGAACTTCAAGGCGGCCGAGGACGACGTTAACAAGAACAAGATTCAGCACTCGGCCAGCGCGTCCCAGCTGGGTCAGAGAGCGGCGTTTCAACAATTTGGTCATCAAATCGCTCACAGCCAGTCGCAGTCGCATATTCAAG GTCAATCGCAACTGCTAGGCACGAATCAACAGCAGCATAACCAGAACCTAGCCAACCAGCCCGTGAACATGCAACAGACCTGcaacaacaataacaataataacaacaacacCAACAGCACGAACAACAATTTGATCAGTTCATCCCACAACTTCAGTCCGGAGAGTCTGTCGCAGAATCTTCGGATCCAtcagcagcaacaacaacagtCCCAAACGCAACAACAACAGCATGGGAACGTACAACAGAAGCAACACAACGTTGGTTCGTCGACGTCGAATCTTGGCACCACGGTGTCCCTTACCCAAACTCAGAACCATAGAAACCTTCAAACGCATCAGAAACCGGTATCCAGCGTGGCGCCGAGTTTCTCCGTCAAGTCTCAGATTTATCAGACTTCCTCCACGAAAATTCATCCTGTAATGCCTCAAACGTTGAGTCTGATAGGCCGTGGACATAATAACGCGCAAAATTTTGTCGGCTTGAACGCTCAAAATGCCAATCAACAGCAATCAAATCAATCTATCCCTAGCAGTCAAACGCCAAATCAGGATCAGACTTACTCGTCGAGGCACAATTATCCTGTGATTCAGCACCCAACTCAAGCAAACACTCACGTGTCTTCGTCCTCGGTCTATCAGACTCAGAACTCTCCTAACCCTCCGTCGACCATTCACTCGTCATCCAGCGGGACCAGCTTCGGGAATTCGGTTCAAAGGTACAATCAAACTCAACCGATGACCAGTCCTACATCCAGCAACGAACTATCCGATAAGATGAAGTTCGAGCAAGGGAAAGGCCAAGAAAAGTTCGAACATGTTCTTCCAGCTAAGCACGAACAGCAAAGGTACGAGCCCAATCAGGTATTTAAATACGATTCTCATCAGATAAAGTACGAGCAACATTCTAAGTACGATCAGCATGGAAAATACGACCAGACCAATCAACCAACGAAATTATACGAACAATCAAACAAGCACGAACAAACTACCAATCAGACGAATAAGTACGATAACGTATCGAAGATCGAGCAAGGGAAATACGAATCTGCGCAGAACAAGCACGAACAAATACATGGAACAAAGTACGATCCTAATCAGAATACTCAGCAGTACGGCAAGCACGATCAGCACGAGGTTAGACCGTCGGTGGTGAAGTACGAACACAATGCAGGATTCAAGCACGAACCCTCGAACAAATACGAAGTCGGTGGGCAACAGTTCAAACAGGACCCGGTCAAATTCGAAAACAATCAGAATAAATTCGAGCAGGGTTCCGTGACGAAGCACGAGCACAACGGGAAATTTGACATCCCTGCGAAGACCGCGGAGAAAACGTTCGAATTCGACAGGTTGAAGAACGAGAACGAGAGGAAGAATATGGGAGAGGACAAGACGAAACCAGCACTACCTCCTAAACCGAGCAAACCAAATCCTCCGCCACGGCTGACTCATCATGAAAAGGTGGATAACACAACCGACGGTATTAGCGACTGCAAGAACAATTTGGGAATCAATGCAAG AacggagaaagaagaagacgtACCGCCGATTCCTACGTCCGAACCGCCGGAGTCTCCAACGGAAACCCAATTCGGCAACCATCAGATCATCAAAGCGAGGCCTCTGACCCTGAAGAAGGCGCCGATCTCCGAACAGCCGAAGCTCCGTTACGCCAAATCGAATGTTCACGTGTCGATAAATCGACGGATTGAGATGCCACCGGCGTTTCTATTCCCGGAAACCGAGATTCCAGCGGACCTAATGCAAACggaacagcagcaacaacagcaacagcaacaacaacaacaacaacaatctCAGCAACAGTCACAAATCATCGACACGACGGACAATTGCAAGAAGAGCGGTATCAACGAAGATGTAATTAGCAACGAGAAATTGGAGGAAGCGGACATCATCGACGCGTTGAACGTTATTAATATCGAGGACAAGGCAAAGGCGAAAGAATCCGAAAGAAGAACCGAGCTGGAAGTCGATGGGAAGAGCAACGAGGTGATGAGGAGGAAAAAAGGGAATCTCAAGTCTAGCACAGGGAAGGCGAATCTTTCGAGGAGGGTTTCCTTCGATCCTCTGGCGCTTCTGTTGGACGCCAGCCTCGAAGGTGAATTGGAATTGGTAAAGAAGACTGCTAAAGAAGTGGCGAATCCTAGTTCGGCTAACGACGAAGGGATTACCGCGCTTCATAACGCCATTTGCGCCGGTCATCTGGAGATCGTTAAGTTTCTGGTGGAGTTTGGCTGCGACGTAAACGCTCAGGACAGCGACGGATG GACTCCCTTGCACTGTGCGGCGAGTTGCAATAATTTATCTATGGTGAGATTCCTGGTGGAACACGGAGCTTGTATATTTGCCACTACCCTCTCCGATCATGAAACAGCAGCGGAAAAATGCGAAGAGGACGAGGAGGGCTTCGACGGCTGCTCGGAATACTTATACA GTGTCCAAGAGAAGCTCGGAATAATGAACAACGGGCAAGTGTACGCAGTGTTCGATTACGAGGCACAACACAGCGACGAGCTTACACTGAAGAACGGCGATTCCCTAGTTGTACTCCGGAAGGGCGACGACAACGAGAGGGAATGGTGGTGGAGCAAACTGGGACACAAGGAAGGCTACGTACCTCGGAATTTACTTGGC CTGTATCCAAGAGTGCAACCGGCAAAGGTGGACTGA
- the LOC126866515 gene encoding putative uncharacterized protein DDB_G0271606 isoform X4, translating into MRDGSGNVAEVLPVGGGGAVLVLSELESMAARQQREIAQQRRLLEQREARLAVLRGAQEPAQQDKLARLRHRLDQQQSKLNRLRLLRSQTDQSRANNATLTSDLDCIRALFNEKEKELSLAVAKVEELTRQLEELRGRQNAAGTGNGGGGAGGVGGGGVGGGGGGHLSTPASAELEKLRRELMYRNKMNEQQNQMVSQQRLALAQRQAEMASIDARIAQLQGRLQRKRALNQRLSQQLGSGNRTNANTGFTESKLDFNAGGKSRPAGNIAAIEPYSHIPNDNDFNLNKNDPKYQTLPYNTKFTVNFKAAEDDVNKNKIQHSASASQLGQRAAFQQFGHQIAHSQSQSHIQGQSQLLGTNQQQHNQNLANQPVNMQQTCNNNNNNNNNTNSTNNNLISSSHNFSPESLSQNLRIHQQQQQQSQTQQQQHGNVQQKQHNVGSSTSNLGTTVSLTQTQNHRNLQTHQKPVSSVAPSFSVKSQIYQTSSTKIHPVMPQTLSLIGRGHNNAQNFVGLNAQNANQQQSNQSIPSSQTPNQDQTYSSRHNYPVIQHPTQANTHVSSSSVYQTQNSPNPPSTIHSSSSGTSFGNSVQRYNQTQPMTSPTSSNELSDKMKFEQGKGQEKFEHVLPAKHEQQRYEPNQVFKYDSHQIKYEQHSKYDQHGKYDQTNQPTKLYEQSNKHEQTTNQTNKYDNVSKIEQGKYESAQNKHEQIHGTKYDPNQNTQQYGKHDQHEVRPSVVKYEHNAGFKHEPSNKYEVGGQQFKQDPVKFENNQNKFEQGSVTKHEHNGKFDIPAKTAEKTFEFDRLKNENERKNMGEDKTKPALPPKPSKPNPPPRLTHHEKVDNTTDGISDCKNNLGINARTEKEEDVPPIPTSEPPESPTETQFGNHQIIKARPLTLKKAPISEQPKLRYAKSNVHVSINRRIEMPPAFLFPETEIPADLMQTEQQQQQQQQQQQQQQSQQQSQIIDTTDNCKKSGINEDVISNEKLEEADIIDALNVINIEDKAKAKESERRTELEVDGKSNEVMRRKKGNLKSSTGKANLSRRVSFDPLALLLDASLEGELELVKKTAKEVANPSSANDEGITALHNAICAGHLEIVKFLVEFGCDVNAQDSDGWTPLHCAASCNNLSMVRFLVEHGACIFATTLSDHETAAEKCEEDEEGFDGCSEYLYSVQEKLGIMNNGQVYAVFDYEAQHSDELTLKNGDSLVVLRKGDDNEREWWWSKLGHKEGYVPRNLLGLYPRVQPAKVD; encoded by the exons CCTCGGACCTGGACTGCATAAGGGCGCTGTTTAacgagaaggagaaagagctCTCTCTGGCGGTGGCGAAGGTCGAGGAGCTGACGCGACAGCTGGAGGAGCTGCGGGGTCGACAGAACGCAGCCGGGACCGGAAACGGAGGTGGAGGTGCCGGAGGCGTCGGTGGCGGAGGCGTTGGCGGCGGCGGTGGTGGACACTTGTCGACGCCGGCCAGCGCCGAGCTGGAAAAACTTAGGAGGGAGCTTATG TATCGTAATAAGATGAACGAGCAGCAAAATCAGATGGTGTCCCAACAACGGTTAGCCCTGGCACAACGACAAGCGGAAATGGCGTCGATAGACGCGAGGATAGCCCAGCTTCAGGGTCGTCTTCAGCGTAAAAGAGCCTTGAATCAACGACTAAGCCAGCAACTAGGCTCTGGAAACCGCACGAACGCGAACACGGGGTTCACGGAGTCGAAGCTGGACTTCAACGCCGGAGGAAAGTCCAGACCCGCTGGAAACATAGCCGCCATCGAACCATACTCCCATATACCGAATGACAACGATTTTAATCTAAACAAGAACGACCCCAAGTACCAGACACTGCCTTACAACACCAAGTTCACGGTGAACTTCAAGGCGGCCGAGGACGACGTTAACAAGAACAAGATTCAGCACTCGGCCAGCGCGTCCCAGCTGGGTCAGAGAGCGGCGTTTCAACAATTTGGTCATCAAATCGCTCACAGCCAGTCGCAGTCGCATATTCAAG GTCAATCGCAACTGCTAGGCACGAATCAACAGCAGCATAACCAGAACCTAGCCAACCAGCCCGTGAACATGCAACAGACCTGcaacaacaataacaataataacaacaacacCAACAGCACGAACAACAATTTGATCAGTTCATCCCACAACTTCAGTCCGGAGAGTCTGTCGCAGAATCTTCGGATCCAtcagcagcaacaacaacagtCCCAAACGCAACAACAACAGCATGGGAACGTACAACAGAAGCAACACAACGTTGGTTCGTCGACGTCGAATCTTGGCACCACGGTGTCCCTTACCCAAACTCAGAACCATAGAAACCTTCAAACGCATCAGAAACCGGTATCCAGCGTGGCGCCGAGTTTCTCCGTCAAGTCTCAGATTTATCAGACTTCCTCCACGAAAATTCATCCTGTAATGCCTCAAACGTTGAGTCTGATAGGCCGTGGACATAATAACGCGCAAAATTTTGTCGGCTTGAACGCTCAAAATGCCAATCAACAGCAATCAAATCAATCTATCCCTAGCAGTCAAACGCCAAATCAGGATCAGACTTACTCGTCGAGGCACAATTATCCTGTGATTCAGCACCCAACTCAAGCAAACACTCACGTGTCTTCGTCCTCGGTCTATCAGACTCAGAACTCTCCTAACCCTCCGTCGACCATTCACTCGTCATCCAGCGGGACCAGCTTCGGGAATTCGGTTCAAAGGTACAATCAAACTCAACCGATGACCAGTCCTACATCCAGCAACGAACTATCCGATAAGATGAAGTTCGAGCAAGGGAAAGGCCAAGAAAAGTTCGAACATGTTCTTCCAGCTAAGCACGAACAGCAAAGGTACGAGCCCAATCAGGTATTTAAATACGATTCTCATCAGATAAAGTACGAGCAACATTCTAAGTACGATCAGCATGGAAAATACGACCAGACCAATCAACCAACGAAATTATACGAACAATCAAACAAGCACGAACAAACTACCAATCAGACGAATAAGTACGATAACGTATCGAAGATCGAGCAAGGGAAATACGAATCTGCGCAGAACAAGCACGAACAAATACATGGAACAAAGTACGATCCTAATCAGAATACTCAGCAGTACGGCAAGCACGATCAGCACGAGGTTAGACCGTCGGTGGTGAAGTACGAACACAATGCAGGATTCAAGCACGAACCCTCGAACAAATACGAAGTCGGTGGGCAACAGTTCAAACAGGACCCGGTCAAATTCGAAAACAATCAGAATAAATTCGAGCAGGGTTCCGTGACGAAGCACGAGCACAACGGGAAATTTGACATCCCTGCGAAGACCGCGGAGAAAACGTTCGAATTCGACAGGTTGAAGAACGAGAACGAGAGGAAGAATATGGGAGAGGACAAGACGAAACCAGCACTACCTCCTAAACCGAGCAAACCAAATCCTCCGCCACGGCTGACTCATCATGAAAAGGTGGATAACACAACCGACGGTATTAGCGACTGCAAGAACAATTTGGGAATCAATGCAAG AacggagaaagaagaagacgtACCGCCGATTCCTACGTCCGAACCGCCGGAGTCTCCAACGGAAACCCAATTCGGCAACCATCAGATCATCAAAGCGAGGCCTCTGACCCTGAAGAAGGCGCCGATCTCCGAACAGCCGAAGCTCCGTTACGCCAAATCGAATGTTCACGTGTCGATAAATCGACGGATTGAGATGCCACCGGCGTTTCTATTCCCGGAAACCGAGATTCCAGCGGACCTAATGCAAACggaacagcagcaacaacagcaacagcaacaacaacaacaacaacaatctCAGCAACAGTCACAAATCATCGACACGACGGACAATTGCAAGAAGAGCGGTATCAACGAAGATGTAATTAGCAACGAGAAATTGGAGGAAGCGGACATCATCGACGCGTTGAACGTTATTAATATCGAGGACAAGGCAAAGGCGAAAGAATCCGAAAGAAGAACCGAGCTGGAAGTCGATGGGAAGAGCAACGAGGTGATGAGGAGGAAAAAAGGGAATCTCAAGTCTAGCACAGGGAAGGCGAATCTTTCGAGGAGGGTTTCCTTCGATCCTCTGGCGCTTCTGTTGGACGCCAGCCTCGAAGGTGAATTGGAATTGGTAAAGAAGACTGCTAAAGAAGTGGCGAATCCTAGTTCGGCTAACGACGAAGGGATTACCGCGCTTCATAACGCCATTTGCGCCGGTCATCTGGAGATCGTTAAGTTTCTGGTGGAGTTTGGCTGCGACGTAAACGCTCAGGACAGCGACGGATG GACTCCCTTGCACTGTGCGGCGAGTTGCAATAATTTATCTATGGTGAGATTCCTGGTGGAACACGGAGCTTGTATATTTGCCACTACCCTCTCCGATCATGAAACAGCAGCGGAAAAATGCGAAGAGGACGAGGAGGGCTTCGACGGCTGCTCGGAATACTTATACA GTGTCCAAGAGAAGCTCGGAATAATGAACAACGGGCAAGTGTACGCAGTGTTCGATTACGAGGCACAACACAGCGACGAGCTTACACTGAAGAACGGCGATTCCCTAGTTGTACTCCGGAAGGGCGACGACAACGAGAGGGAATGGTGGTGGAGCAAACTGGGACACAAGGAAGGCTACGTACCTCGGAATTTACTTGGC CTGTATCCAAGAGTGCAACCGGCAAAGGTGGACTGA